Part of the Candidatus Zixiibacteriota bacterium genome, AGCGACCGCATCGTGAAGCATAAACTCCGGCCACGACTCAACGACGAGCGGATTGTTTATCGCCAGCAGATCACTGCAATCAACTGCGGTGACGAGGGTGTAGTTCGGGTCGATCATGATCCTGCGAGCGATCCTTCACTCATCAGATTCTACTTCTACCAACTCAATCTCAAACAGCTTGGGCCAGTTTTTACCGGTTATAAAAAGTCTGTCGTTCTTCGAGTCATAGGCAATACCGTTGAGCACATCCATCCCCGAGGTCCACTCGATAATGCCAGTGAGATCAATTGATCCGGTGACAAAGCCGGTACTTGGTGAGATACGTACGATGCGGTTAGCCATCCAGATATTAGCATATATCTGGCCGTTGATGAATTCCAGTTCGTTAAGCAGTGAAACCGCACCTGAAGAATCATGAACCGAGATCGTTTTAATCACATCAAAGGTTGTCGTATCCCGAAAATACAGCGTCGCTGAGCCATCGCTCATGATGAAACGTGAGCCATCATGGGTGAGCCCCC contains:
- a CDS encoding glutaminyl-peptide cyclotransferase; translated protein: MSSCSESTGPKENEPEITRYYTYRVVTEYPHDAAAFTQGLAYVDSTLYEGTGKFGHSSLRRVELETGAVEVMINLSAQYFGEGITVLGDRIFQLTWQSNVGFIYDRTTLDSLGQFEYSTSGWGLTHDGSRFIMSDGSATLYFRDTTTFDVIKTISVHDSSGAVSLLNELEFINGQIYANIWMANRIVRISPSTGFVTGSIDLTGIIEWTSGMDVLNGIAYDSKNDRLFITGKNWPKLFEIELVEVESDE